In one window of Aceticella autotrophica DNA:
- the groES gene encoding co-chaperone GroES has protein sequence MKLKPLGDRVVVKPIEADEVTKGGIVLPGTAKEKPQQGEVLAVGSGEYIDGKKVELEVKVGDKVIFSKYAGTEVKLDGQEYLLLKQSDILAIVE, from the coding sequence ATGAAATTAAAACCACTTGGTGACAGAGTAGTTGTAAAACCTATTGAGGCTGATGAGGTTACTAAAGGCGGTATTGTATTACCGGGTACTGCAAAAGAAAAACCTCAGCAGGGAGAAGTTCTCGCAGTTGGTTCAGGAGAATACATAGATGGTAAAAAGGTTGAACTTGAGGTAAAGGTTGGAGATAAGGTTATATTCTCCAAGTATGCAGGTACTGAGGTTAAACTTGATGGGCAGGAATATTTGCTTTTAAAACAAAGTGATATTTTAGCTATTGTTGAATAA
- the guaB gene encoding IMP dehydrogenase, translating into MEDKFAKEGLTFDDVLLIPAKSDVLPKEVDLKTKLTNKIKLNIPLMSAGMDTVTESRLAIAIAREGGIGIIHKNMPIEKQALEVDRVKRSEHGVITNPFHLSPDHKIQDAVELMERYRISGVPITVNSKLVGIITNRDIRFESKLDRPIKEVMTKENLVTAPVGTTLEEAQKILKKYKIEKLPLVDENNILKGLITIKDIEKAVAYPNSAKDDRGRLLVGAAVGVSKGMINNVKALIDANVDVIVIDTAHGHSIGVLNAVSEIKEKFPDIQLIAGNVATAEATRDLIKRGADCVKVGIGPGSICTTRVVAGIGVPQITAVYDCAEEADKFGIPIIADGGIKYSGDIVKALAAGAYVVMIGSLFAGTEESPGEIEMYQGRSYKVYRGMGSIGAMRNGSADRYFQEEAKKLVPEGVEGRVPFKGPLKDTIYQMLGGLRAGMGYCGVHNIEELRTKTKFIKISNAGLTESHPHDIIITKEAPNYTMK; encoded by the coding sequence ATGGAAGACAAATTCGCTAAAGAGGGTTTAACATTTGATGATGTTTTGCTTATACCGGCGAAATCCGATGTACTGCCAAAAGAAGTTGACTTAAAGACAAAGCTTACAAATAAAATTAAATTAAATATACCCCTGATGAGTGCCGGAATGGATACAGTAACGGAATCAAGGTTGGCTATAGCTATTGCACGAGAAGGAGGCATAGGTATTATTCACAAAAATATGCCTATTGAAAAACAAGCATTGGAAGTTGACAGAGTAAAAAGGTCGGAACATGGTGTTATTACAAATCCTTTTCATCTATCCCCAGATCATAAAATACAAGATGCGGTTGAACTTATGGAAAGGTATAGAATATCTGGTGTTCCCATAACAGTAAATTCAAAACTTGTAGGTATCATAACAAATAGAGATATAAGATTTGAAAGCAAGCTTGATAGACCGATTAAAGAAGTTATGACAAAAGAGAACCTTGTTACTGCACCTGTAGGTACAACACTTGAAGAAGCTCAGAAAATACTTAAAAAATATAAGATTGAAAAACTTCCTCTTGTTGATGAAAACAATATTTTAAAAGGTCTTATTACGATTAAAGACATAGAAAAAGCGGTTGCATATCCAAACTCTGCAAAGGATGACAGAGGCAGACTTTTAGTAGGTGCTGCTGTAGGTGTTTCTAAAGGTATGATTAACAATGTAAAGGCACTTATTGATGCAAATGTCGATGTGATTGTAATTGATACGGCTCATGGGCATTCGATCGGTGTTCTTAATGCTGTTTCCGAAATAAAAGAGAAATTTCCTGATATTCAGCTTATCGCAGGAAATGTTGCGACAGCTGAAGCTACAAGGGATTTAATTAAAAGAGGAGCTGACTGCGTAAAAGTCGGAATAGGACCCGGTTCTATCTGCACAACAAGGGTTGTTGCAGGTATTGGTGTTCCACAGATAACAGCAGTATACGATTGTGCGGAAGAAGCTGATAAATTTGGTATACCTATTATTGCAGATGGTGGGATAAAATATTCGGGAGATATTGTCAAAGCCCTTGCAGCAGGTGCGTATGTTGTAATGATAGGGAGTCTTTTTGCCGGTACAGAGGAAAGTCCCGGTGAAATAGAGATGTATCAGGGAAGAAGTTATAAGGTCTATAGAGGTATGGGTTCCATAGGTGCAATGAGAAACGGCAGTGCTGACAGATATTTTCAGGAGGAAGCTAAAAAGCTTGTTCCTGAAGGTGTGGAGGGCAGAGTACCTTTTAAAGGACCTTTGAAGGATACAATCTATCAAATGCTTGGCGGCTTAAGAGCAGGAATGGGTTATTGTGGTGTACACAATATTGAAGAATTAAGAACAAAAACAAAATTCATAAAAATAAGCAATGCCGGTTTAACTGAAAGCCATCCCCATGATATAATAATTACAAAAGAAGCTCCAAATTATACAATGAAATAG
- the guaA gene encoding glutamine-hydrolyzing GMP synthase produces the protein MNINREVILILDFGGQYTQLIARRIREANVFCEIVPYNIKPDEIKAKNPKGIVLSGGPSSVYTKNAPICDNAIFNLGYPILGICYGAQLMTKSLGGKVISAPVREYGKTEVILNNNTPLFKGIEKETMCWMSHTDQIELPPADFKVIASTANCPIAAIADVDRKLYSVQFHPEVIHTPKGNEIIRNFLFEVCDCSADWTMDSLIEQTVKEIRKKVNGHKVVCALSGGVDSSVAAVLVNRAIHEQLVCIFVDNGLLRKNEGDIVVETFKRNFDMNIIRVDAKDRFLEKLKGITDPEEKRKIIGNEFIEVFKEEAKKIGGVKYLVQGTLYPDVIESGSPVAATIKSHHNVGGLPEDIGFELIEPLKMLFKDEVRQVGRELGIHEEILNRQPFPGPGLAVRILGEITEEKLGILREADNIVLREMKKHGWYNRVWQSFAVLLNVKSVGVMGDERTYEYPIILRIVESDDGMTADWVRIPYDILEDISTSIINEVYGVNRVLYDITSKPPATIEWE, from the coding sequence ATGAATATTAATAGAGAAGTAATATTGATTCTTGATTTTGGAGGACAATATACTCAGCTTATAGCGAGACGTATTAGGGAAGCTAATGTATTTTGCGAGATTGTTCCATATAATATTAAACCTGATGAAATAAAAGCTAAAAATCCGAAGGGTATAGTATTGTCAGGAGGACCTTCAAGTGTTTATACAAAGAACGCACCTATTTGTGATAATGCAATTTTTAACTTAGGTTATCCCATTCTTGGTATTTGTTATGGAGCACAGCTTATGACAAAGTCTTTAGGGGGAAAGGTTATATCTGCTCCTGTAAGAGAATATGGCAAAACAGAAGTTATTTTGAATAATAATACACCCCTTTTTAAAGGGATTGAAAAAGAAACAATGTGTTGGATGAGTCATACAGACCAGATTGAGTTACCTCCGGCAGATTTTAAAGTGATAGCGTCAACTGCAAATTGTCCTATTGCGGCGATAGCGGATGTTGACAGAAAACTGTATTCAGTACAATTCCATCCTGAAGTTATACACACACCAAAAGGAAATGAGATAATAAGAAATTTTCTCTTTGAGGTGTGTGATTGTTCGGCAGACTGGACAATGGATTCCCTTATAGAACAGACAGTAAAGGAGATACGTAAAAAGGTTAACGGTCATAAGGTGGTATGTGCCTTAAGCGGTGGAGTTGATTCATCGGTTGCAGCAGTTTTAGTTAACAGGGCAATACATGAGCAGCTTGTTTGTATTTTTGTTGATAATGGTCTATTAAGAAAAAATGAAGGGGATATAGTAGTAGAAACATTTAAAAGAAACTTCGATATGAATATAATCAGAGTGGACGCTAAAGACAGATTTCTTGAAAAATTAAAAGGGATTACAGACCCTGAAGAAAAAAGGAAGATTATAGGAAATGAGTTTATAGAGGTTTTTAAGGAAGAAGCAAAAAAAATAGGCGGAGTTAAATATTTAGTACAAGGTACTTTATATCCTGATGTAATTGAAAGCGGAAGCCCTGTTGCGGCTACAATAAAAAGCCATCATAATGTTGGAGGGCTTCCAGAGGATATTGGATTTGAACTTATTGAACCATTAAAAATGCTGTTTAAGGATGAAGTAAGACAGGTTGGAAGAGAACTTGGCATACATGAGGAAATATTAAACAGACAGCCATTCCCGGGACCGGGACTTGCTGTAAGGATACTGGGGGAAATTACGGAGGAGAAGCTGGGAATACTTAGAGAGGCTGACAACATAGTTCTAAGAGAAATGAAAAAGCATGGCTGGTATAATAGGGTGTGGCAGTCCTTTGCTGTTTTACTTAACGTAAAAAGTGTGGGGGTTATGGGAGATGAAAGAACATACGAATATCCTATTATATTAAGGATTGTTGAAAGTGATGATGGTATGACAGCAGATTGGGTAAGAATACCTTATGATATTCTTGAGGATATTTCTACAAGTATTATAAATGAGGTATATGGGGTTAACAGGGTGCTGTATGATATAACATCAAAACCGCCGGCAACTATTGAGTGGGAATAA
- the groL gene encoding chaperonin GroEL (60 kDa chaperone family; promotes refolding of misfolded polypeptides especially under stressful conditions; forms two stacked rings of heptamers to form a barrel-shaped 14mer; ends can be capped by GroES; misfolded proteins enter the barrel where they are refolded when GroES binds), which translates to MAKQIKYGEDARKALERGVNAVADTVKVTLGPRGRNVVLDKKYGSPTITNDGVTIAREIELEDPFENQGAQLLKEVATKTNDVAGDGTTTATLLAQAMVREGLKNLAAGANPMLLRRGMDKAVKAAVEGLKGISKQIEDKDAIAHVASISAADEEIGNLIAEAMDKVGKDGVITVEESKTMGTTLDVVEGMQFDRGYVSPYMVTDTEKMEAVLDEPVILITDKKISNIQDILPLLEQVVQQGKKLLIIADDIEGEALATLVVNKLRGTFTCVAVKAPGFGDRRKEMLQDIAILTGGQVISEELGYDIKETKIEMLGRARQVKVTKENTTIVDGAGNSADIKNRINQIRVQIEETTSDYDREKLQERLAKLSGGVAVIQAGAATETELKEKKHRIEDALSATRAAVEEGIVPGGGTALLDVIPDVQKVVDSLESDFKTGAQIVLRALEEPVRQIAMNSGVEGSVIIEKIKAAKDMTYGYDAFKEEFVDMFKAGIVDPTKVTRSALQNAASIASMILTTEAIVADIPEKNPPMPAPGAGMDMM; encoded by the coding sequence ATGGCAAAACAAATAAAATATGGTGAAGATGCACGTAAAGCCCTTGAAAGAGGTGTAAATGCGGTTGCAGATACAGTAAAGGTTACATTGGGACCAAGAGGACGCAACGTAGTGCTTGACAAAAAATATGGTTCTCCAACTATTACAAATGATGGTGTTACAATCGCAAGAGAAATAGAACTTGAAGATCCCTTTGAAAATCAAGGTGCACAGCTTTTAAAAGAGGTTGCAACAAAGACAAATGATGTAGCAGGTGATGGTACAACAACAGCTACACTTTTGGCACAGGCAATGGTACGCGAAGGTTTGAAAAATTTAGCGGCTGGAGCAAATCCAATGCTTCTAAGAAGAGGTATGGACAAGGCAGTTAAGGCTGCAGTTGAAGGTCTTAAAGGCATTTCAAAACAAATAGAAGACAAAGACGCAATAGCACATGTTGCATCGATTTCTGCTGCAGATGAAGAGATAGGTAATCTCATCGCAGAAGCTATGGATAAAGTAGGAAAAGATGGTGTAATAACAGTAGAAGAATCAAAAACGATGGGAACAACACTGGATGTTGTTGAAGGTATGCAGTTTGACAGGGGATATGTATCACCGTATATGGTAACAGATACAGAAAAGATGGAAGCTGTTCTTGATGAACCTGTTATACTTATTACAGACAAGAAAATTTCAAACATTCAGGATATACTTCCTTTGCTTGAACAGGTTGTACAGCAGGGCAAAAAACTTCTTATAATAGCGGATGATATTGAAGGCGAAGCACTTGCGACATTGGTTGTAAACAAATTAAGAGGTACATTTACATGTGTTGCTGTTAAAGCACCAGGATTTGGAGACAGGCGTAAAGAAATGTTACAGGACATAGCAATATTGACAGGTGGGCAGGTTATTTCAGAAGAATTAGGATATGATATTAAAGAAACTAAAATTGAAATGCTGGGTCGTGCAAGACAGGTTAAAGTAACGAAAGAAAACACAACGATTGTAGATGGCGCAGGTAATTCAGCAGATATTAAAAATAGAATCAATCAGATTAGGGTTCAAATTGAAGAAACAACCTCTGATTATGACAGGGAAAAATTACAGGAAAGGCTTGCTAAGTTATCAGGCGGAGTAGCTGTAATTCAAGCAGGCGCAGCGACAGAAACAGAATTAAAAGAAAAGAAACATAGGATTGAAGATGCCCTTTCAGCTACAAGAGCAGCTGTAGAAGAAGGTATAGTTCCAGGTGGTGGTACTGCATTATTGGATGTTATACCAGATGTACAGAAGGTTGTAGATTCCTTAGAAAGTGATTTTAAGACAGGTGCGCAAATTGTATTGAGGGCACTTGAGGAACCTGTGAGGCAGATTGCAATGAATTCAGGTGTTGAAGGTTCTGTAATTATTGAGAAAATAAAAGCAGCAAAGGATATGACATATGGATATGATGCATTCAAGGAAGAATTTGTAGATATGTTTAAGGCAGGTATTGTTGATCCCACAAAGGTTACGAGGTCAGCTCTGCAGAATGCTGCATCTATTGCATCAATGATACTTACAACAGAAGCAATAGTTGCGGATATACCTGAGAAGAATCCTCCAATGCCTGCACCAGGTGCCGGAATGGATATGATGTAA